Proteins co-encoded in one Flavobacterium fluviale genomic window:
- a CDS encoding GIY-YIG nuclease family protein: MEEFVVYILYSERFNKNYTGFTSNLIERFKSHNNLGTKGYTLKFRPWKVIHVEFFTSKSKAMEREKYLKTGAGREFIKNLISKL, from the coding sequence ATGGAAGAATTTGTTGTCTATATTCTTTATTCTGAAAGATTTAATAAAAACTATACAGGATTTACTTCTAACCTAATCGAAAGATTTAAGTCGCATAATAATCTTGGAACAAAAGGATACACTTTGAAATTTAGACCATGGAAAGTAATTCATGTAGAATTTTTCACATCCAAATCTAAAGCAATGGAAAGAGAAAAATATCTAAAAACGGGAGCGGGAAGAGAATTCATCAAAAATCTTATTAGCAAACTTTAG
- a CDS encoding GIY-YIG nuclease family protein produces MEEFVVYILYSERFNKNYTGFTSNLIERFKSHNDLGTKGYTLKFRPWKVIHVEFFTFKSDAMKREKYLKTGAGREFIKDLISKL; encoded by the coding sequence ATGGAAGAATTTGTTGTCTATATTCTTTATTCTGAAAGATTTAATAAAAACTATACAGGATTTACTTCTAATCTAATCGAAAGATTTAAATCTCATAATGATCTTGGGACAAAAGGATACACTTTGAAATTTAGACCATGGAAAGTAATTCATGTAGAATTCTTTACATTTAAATCTGACGCAATGAAAAGAGAAAAATATCTAAAGACGGGAGCGGGAAGAGAATTCATCAAAGATCTTATTAGTAAACTTTAG
- a CDS encoding SDR family oxidoreductase — protein sequence MDTQSTNFSKDKIENRIVLITGANKGIGFETAKQLVKKGLFVYLGCRDIERGKAAEKLLNENGYQNVKAIELDVTKADTITAAKNTISQEHGKLDILINNAGISGIVPQKALETNISNYQEVYEVNLHGVIRTTQTFIDLLQKSSEPRIVNVSTSLASLTLQSNPKWPAYDYGKYVVYASSKSAMNMYTVHLAYELQNTAIKINAVCPGYTKTDFTNYIGGEVEDAGKRIVKYALIDNEGPTGKFFSEESNPETEEIPW from the coding sequence ATGGATACACAAAGCACAAACTTTTCTAAAGATAAAATAGAAAATAGAATAGTATTAATTACTGGAGCCAATAAAGGTATTGGTTTTGAAACAGCGAAACAACTAGTCAAAAAAGGACTTTTTGTTTATTTAGGCTGCCGCGATATTGAAAGAGGAAAAGCTGCAGAAAAGTTACTAAATGAAAATGGTTACCAAAATGTTAAAGCAATAGAACTAGATGTTACTAAAGCGGATACTATAACAGCGGCAAAAAACACTATCTCTCAAGAACATGGAAAATTAGATATTTTGATAAATAATGCTGGTATAAGCGGTATTGTGCCTCAAAAGGCATTAGAAACAAACATTTCTAATTATCAAGAAGTTTATGAGGTCAATCTTCATGGTGTAATTAGAACTACACAGACTTTTATCGATTTATTGCAAAAATCTTCAGAACCTAGAATTGTTAACGTAAGTACAAGTCTTGCATCATTAACACTTCAAAGCAATCCAAAATGGCCTGCTTATGATTATGGCAAATATGTGGTTTATGCTTCTTCAAAATCTGCTATGAATATGTATACTGTTCATCTCGCTTACGAACTCCAAAATACTGCCATCAAAATTAATGCAGTTTGTCCAGGCTACACCAAAACGGATTTCACCAATTACATTGGAGGCGAAGTCGAAGATGCTGGAAAACGTATTGTAAAATATGCCTTAATTGATAATGAGGGACCAACTGGCAAATTTTTCAGCGAGGAAAGTAATCCAGAAACTGAAGAAATTCCTTGGTAA
- a CDS encoding alpha/beta hydrolase family protein, whose protein sequence is MKKIIFLLFTICTFYNSQAQEVKTLTYFQNDTLKLDLDLYLPKKKSTEKIPLILFAFGGGFSGGERTSEKEFGKFMAQNGYAVASISYSLYMKGKDFGCKGTLTEKIKAIQIGVSDMWQATAFLIENADKYNLDTSKIFISGISAGAEIGFHASFWDYKLMNLYKSNLPENFKYKGFIGGSGAIQDINLITKEKAIPMLLAHGSNDDTVPYNAGSHRSCPTNASGWLILFGSYAVYNHMQDLHKDIELITFCGGGHEFSGYLFHEGQQYVLDFVNDVLKGKKFESHLIVPSKKGKGSGGYLFCE, encoded by the coding sequence ATGAAAAAAATTATCTTTTTACTTTTTACAATCTGTACTTTTTACAATAGCCAAGCGCAAGAAGTCAAAACGCTGACTTATTTCCAGAACGATACTTTAAAACTAGATTTAGATTTATATCTGCCGAAGAAAAAATCTACTGAAAAAATTCCTTTGATCCTATTCGCTTTTGGCGGTGGATTTTCTGGCGGAGAACGTACAAGCGAAAAAGAGTTCGGGAAATTTATGGCTCAAAATGGCTATGCCGTTGCCAGCATTTCGTACAGTTTATATATGAAAGGAAAAGATTTTGGATGTAAAGGAACTTTAACCGAAAAAATAAAAGCAATCCAAATTGGTGTGAGCGATATGTGGCAGGCTACAGCTTTCTTAATTGAGAATGCTGATAAATACAATCTGGATACTTCTAAAATATTTATTTCTGGAATCAGCGCGGGTGCAGAAATTGGTTTCCATGCTTCGTTCTGGGATTATAAATTAATGAATTTGTACAAAAGCAACCTGCCTGAAAATTTTAAATACAAAGGTTTTATTGGAGGCTCAGGAGCAATTCAGGACATCAATTTGATTACAAAAGAAAAAGCAATTCCGATGTTATTGGCGCACGGAAGTAATGACGATACGGTTCCGTATAATGCTGGTTCGCATCGCTCGTGCCCGACAAATGCTTCGGGCTGGCTGATTCTTTTTGGTTCTTATGCCGTTTACAATCATATGCAGGATTTACATAAAGATATTGAACTGATTACTTTCTGCGGTGGCGGACATGAATTCTCTGGTTATCTTTTCCACGAAGGACAGCAGTATGTTTTAGATTTTGTGAATGATGTTTTGAAAGGAAAAAAGTTTGAATCGCATTTGATTGTGCCTTCAAAAAAAGGAAAAGGTTCTGGTGGTTATTTGTTTTGTGAGTAA
- a CDS encoding AAA family ATPase has protein sequence MQKEIIVLLGGPGTGKSTLINELVARGFCCYPEISRQVTMKAQQEGIEQLFLEQPLLFSEMLLEGRIEQYQNALEEPDNVVFIDRGIPDVVAYMDYIGDEYPERFTKACEDYKYSKTFILPPWEEIYQSDTERYENFEQAVKIQEHLIETYKKYGYELIEVPKDTVENRILYILDKI, from the coding sequence GTGCAAAAAGAAATCATAGTCTTACTTGGCGGTCCTGGTACTGGAAAATCAACACTTATTAACGAATTGGTAGCTCGTGGCTTTTGCTGCTATCCTGAAATCTCTAGACAGGTAACCATGAAAGCGCAGCAGGAAGGTATCGAACAACTGTTTTTAGAACAACCGCTTTTGTTTAGCGAAATGCTTCTGGAAGGCCGTATCGAACAATACCAAAATGCTCTTGAAGAACCTGATAATGTAGTTTTTATAGACAGAGGAATTCCCGATGTTGTAGCCTACATGGATTATATTGGAGATGAATATCCAGAGCGTTTTACAAAGGCTTGTGAGGATTATAAATATTCTAAAACTTTTATTCTGCCACCTTGGGAAGAAATTTACCAAAGCGATACAGAGCGTTACGAAAATTTTGAACAAGCGGTTAAAATTCAGGAACATCTTATTGAAACCTATAAAAAATATGGTTACGAATTGATTGAAGTTCCAAAAGATACGGTTGAAAACAGAATTCTTTATATCTTAGATAAAATTTAG
- a CDS encoding Crp/Fnr family transcriptional regulator: MKELINYILQFGSLNQQQLAFIEKMTSEIELQKDEYFSEAGKIPNQVGFVLEGVIRGCYYNNKGEEITRCFINENSLVVDYINFETNTISSEYLQALTPCRLIVFSKQDWEELSHTITSWDNIKNKMVQKCLFQKSRKNPVISQDATTRYLEFMKNYPSLVNRVPLVYIASYLGVTQQSLSRIRKNIR, from the coding sequence ATGAAAGAATTGATAAATTATATTTTACAGTTTGGAAGCCTGAATCAACAACAGCTAGCTTTCATTGAAAAAATGACTTCGGAAATTGAACTGCAAAAAGACGAGTATTTTTCTGAAGCAGGAAAAATTCCTAATCAAGTTGGTTTTGTTTTAGAAGGTGTCATTCGAGGTTGTTATTACAACAACAAAGGAGAAGAAATTACGCGTTGTTTTATAAATGAAAATAGTCTCGTTGTAGATTATATAAATTTTGAAACCAATACAATTTCTTCAGAGTATCTTCAAGCCCTTACTCCATGCAGACTCATTGTATTTTCAAAACAAGACTGGGAAGAACTTTCACATACTATTACGAGCTGGGACAATATTAAAAACAAAATGGTCCAAAAATGTCTTTTTCAAAAATCAAGAAAAAATCCGGTAATTTCGCAAGACGCAACTACCAGATATCTTGAGTTTATGAAAAATTATCCTTCACTTGTCAATCGTGTTCCATTAGTTTACATAGCTTCTTATTTGGGCGTTACACAACAGTCTCTTAGCAGAATAAGAAAAAATATTCGATAG
- a CDS encoding aminotransferase class IV, whose protein sequence is MINFNGNIAQEDSNILTQNRAFLYGDGIFETVKIINGKILFLEDHYFRLMASMRVVRMMIPMNFTMEYFEEQILNLVKEQGISSSARARITVFRNDGGLYLPKTNEISFLIKAAALENTSYTVNTNEYEVDLYKDFYVTKQLLSSLKTTNKMIHITGSIYAHENDLANCLLLNDSKNVVEALQGNIFMVTGKKLITPPVSEGALNGIMRKQILALAKKVEGIEISEEIISPFDLQKADEIFLTNVIMGIQPITKYRKKKFKTNLAHLLVQKLNESISEN, encoded by the coding sequence ATGATTAATTTTAACGGAAATATAGCGCAGGAAGATAGTAACATATTAACTCAAAACCGCGCTTTTCTATACGGTGACGGCATTTTTGAAACAGTAAAAATAATCAATGGGAAAATCTTGTTTCTTGAAGATCATTACTTTAGATTAATGGCTTCTATGCGCGTGGTTAGAATGATGATTCCGATGAATTTTACAATGGAATATTTCGAAGAGCAAATCCTTAATTTAGTAAAAGAGCAGGGTATTTCCTCTTCGGCTAGAGCTAGAATTACTGTTTTTAGAAATGACGGAGGTTTATATCTTCCAAAAACCAATGAAATTTCATTTTTAATCAAAGCAGCAGCACTTGAAAATACTTCCTACACAGTTAATACAAACGAATACGAAGTTGATTTATATAAAGATTTCTATGTAACGAAACAATTATTATCGTCTCTTAAAACGACTAATAAGATGATTCACATTACAGGAAGTATTTATGCCCACGAAAATGATCTTGCCAATTGCCTTTTACTAAATGACAGCAAAAATGTGGTAGAAGCACTTCAAGGGAATATTTTTATGGTAACAGGAAAAAAACTAATAACGCCGCCAGTTTCAGAAGGTGCTTTAAATGGAATAATGCGTAAACAAATTTTGGCATTAGCCAAGAAAGTAGAAGGCATAGAAATTTCGGAGGAAATAATTTCACCGTTTGATCTTCAAAAAGCGGATGAAATATTCCTGACAAATGTAATCATGGGAATACAGCCGATAACCAAATATCGAAAAAAGAAGTTTAAAACTAATCTGGCTCATTTATTAGTGCAGAAATTAAATGAATCCATTTCTGAAAATTAA
- a CDS encoding RNA polymerase sigma factor has translation MDNKKFILSLKKGNEAAFKEVYFTYYDKLINIAKRFNLTVLTPEDFVQESFLRLYNKRELLNEDVLLDKQLYTICKNIILNHINRENKIVQLDPFQADILEEQDSDSGIFEERQEKLQNFINQLPEQQQKIFTLHKLENLSYKEIAAITDLSEKTIANHIYLASKFIRKKIENH, from the coding sequence ATGGACAATAAAAAGTTTATTCTTAGTTTGAAAAAAGGGAATGAAGCCGCTTTTAAAGAGGTTTACTTCACTTACTACGATAAACTGATAAACATTGCCAAGCGTTTTAATCTGACAGTTCTTACGCCGGAGGACTTTGTTCAAGAAAGTTTTTTACGACTCTACAATAAAAGAGAATTACTTAACGAAGATGTTCTATTGGACAAGCAATTGTACACTATCTGCAAAAACATTATTCTCAATCACATTAATAGAGAAAATAAAATAGTGCAGCTGGACCCTTTTCAAGCTGATATCTTGGAAGAGCAAGATTCCGATTCTGGAATTTTTGAAGAAAGACAAGAAAAACTACAAAACTTCATCAATCAGCTTCCGGAGCAGCAGCAAAAAATATTTACTTTACACAAACTGGAAAACCTTAGCTATAAGGAGATTGCAGCAATTACGGATCTTTCTGAAAAGACCATTGCCAATCATATTTATCTCGCCAGTAAATTTATTCGAAAAAAAATCGAAAACCATTAG
- a CDS encoding GIY-YIG nuclease family protein: protein MEEFVVYILYSERFNKNYTGFTSNLIERFKSHNDLGTKGYTLKFRPWKVIHVEFFTSKSDAMKREKYLKTGAGREFIKNLISKL, encoded by the coding sequence ATGGAAGAATTTGTTGTCTATATTCTTTATTCTGAAAGATTTAATAAAAACTATACAGGATTTACTTCTAACCTAATCGAAAGATTTAAGTCGCATAATGATCTTGGGACAAAAGGATACACTTTGAAATTTAGACCATGGAAAGTAATTCATGTAGAATTCTTTACATCCAAATCTGACGCAATGAAAAGAGAAAAATATCTAAAGACGGGAGCGGGAAGAGAATTCATCAAAAATCTTATTAGCAAACTTTAG
- a CDS encoding RecQ family ATP-dependent DNA helicase, which yields MLGAQDILLKYWKHDSFRPLQKEIIDSVLEGQDTFAVLPTGGGKSICFQVPAMMQEGICLVISPLIALMKDQVMNLQKREIKAIALTGGIHTEEIIDLLDNCQFGNYKFLYLSPERLQSDWILERIKNLPINLIAIDEAHCVSQWGHDFRPAYLKISELKKFFPKIPFLALTATATPRVIEDIRTQLELKNPRHFQQSFERKNIAYMVFEVEDKLYRTEQILKKNPQPSIIYVRNRKSCLNISSQLQSLGFTATYYHGGLSSKEKDKNMQLWMSEQAQVIVATNAFGMGIDKDNVKTVIHTQLPENLENYYQESGRAGRNGEKAFSVLLYNNSDATQTEQQFLSILPDKKFLKTMYVKLCNYFQIAYGEGLDDSFSFKLNHFCNKYDFPTLKTYNALQFLNQQGIITMSQEFSEKINIQFLIESKEVIRYMSLNPNDEEIILAILRTYPGVYEVKSNLNLGLIAKKSNRSEEQVTALLEKLKEKEIIEYKSKNNDATILFNEVREDDHTINRVSKYLEKQNQVKKEQLLSVLHYIKDNKTCKNRLVLDYFGEETNENCGICSYCITQKGKITEADSIADKILSLLKTASLTSREIENQIKMDTKDIISVLQELLENNHIIIQANNKYTLKL from the coding sequence ATGCTCGGAGCACAGGATATTCTTCTAAAATACTGGAAACACGACAGTTTTAGACCGTTGCAAAAAGAAATTATCGATTCGGTTCTTGAAGGACAGGATACTTTTGCTGTGCTTCCGACCGGGGGCGGAAAATCAATTTGTTTTCAGGTGCCCGCGATGATGCAGGAAGGAATCTGCTTGGTAATTTCTCCTCTTATTGCCTTGATGAAAGATCAGGTAATGAATTTGCAGAAGCGGGAAATTAAAGCAATTGCTCTTACAGGAGGTATTCATACTGAAGAAATCATCGACCTTTTGGACAACTGCCAGTTTGGTAATTATAAATTCCTTTATCTTTCGCCAGAGCGTTTACAATCGGATTGGATTTTGGAGCGAATCAAAAATCTTCCTATAAATTTAATCGCTATTGACGAGGCACATTGTGTTTCGCAATGGGGACATGATTTTAGGCCGGCATATCTTAAAATTTCGGAATTGAAGAAATTCTTTCCTAAAATTCCTTTTTTAGCTTTAACGGCGACAGCAACTCCGAGAGTTATTGAAGATATTAGAACGCAGTTAGAATTAAAAAATCCGAGACATTTTCAACAATCTTTTGAGCGAAAAAATATTGCTTACATGGTTTTTGAAGTTGAAGATAAATTATACCGTACGGAACAAATTCTGAAAAAAAATCCGCAGCCTTCTATAATATATGTCCGAAACCGCAAGTCTTGTTTGAATATTTCTTCGCAATTGCAATCTTTAGGTTTTACGGCGACGTATTATCACGGCGGACTTTCGTCTAAAGAAAAAGACAAAAACATGCAGTTGTGGATGTCGGAGCAAGCGCAGGTTATCGTGGCTACGAATGCTTTTGGAATGGGAATTGACAAAGACAATGTTAAAACCGTTATACATACCCAGCTTCCAGAAAATTTAGAAAATTATTACCAAGAATCTGGAAGAGCAGGAAGAAATGGCGAAAAAGCTTTTTCGGTTTTACTCTACAATAATTCTGATGCAACACAAACGGAACAGCAGTTTTTAAGTATTCTTCCCGACAAGAAGTTTCTGAAAACAATGTATGTCAAACTTTGCAACTATTTTCAAATTGCTTACGGAGAAGGTTTAGATGATTCTTTTTCGTTTAAACTGAATCATTTTTGCAACAAGTACGACTTCCCTACCCTTAAAACATACAATGCTTTACAATTTTTGAATCAGCAGGGAATTATTACGATGTCGCAGGAATTCTCTGAAAAAATCAATATTCAGTTTTTGATTGAATCCAAAGAAGTAATTCGATACATGAGTTTGAATCCGAATGATGAAGAGATTATACTGGCGATTTTGAGAACTTATCCAGGAGTTTATGAGGTAAAATCAAACCTGAATCTGGGATTAATTGCTAAAAAATCGAATCGCTCTGAAGAGCAGGTTACAGCACTGTTAGAAAAATTAAAGGAAAAAGAAATTATAGAATATAAATCTAAAAACAACGACGCTACTATATTATTTAATGAAGTCCGCGAAGACGATCATACTATAAATAGAGTTTCGAAATATTTAGAAAAGCAAAATCAAGTTAAAAAAGAACAGCTTCTGTCCGTTTTGCATTATATAAAAGACAATAAAACCTGTAAAAACAGATTGGTTTTGGATTATTTTGGTGAAGAAACGAATGAAAACTGCGGTATTTGCTCGTACTGCATTACCCAAAAAGGAAAAATAACAGAAGCCGATTCGATTGCTGACAAGATTCTATCTTTACTCAAAACTGCTTCTTTGACTTCGAGAGAAATTGAAAACCAAATAAAGATGGACACCAAAGATATTATTTCGGTTCTTCAGGAATTACTCGAAAACAATCATATTATCATACAAGCGAATAATAAATACACTTTAAAATTATAA
- a CDS encoding START-like domain-containing protein — MDSKIRYEIEFPINSSPQLLYQYISTPSGLSEWFADNVNSRGEFFTFIWNDSQEKARLASKKTGEKVKFKWVDESSKDTEYFFELHILVDELTKDVSLMVVDFADKEEIGEAKQLWENQISDLKHLIGSV; from the coding sequence ATGGATTCAAAAATACGTTACGAAATCGAGTTTCCGATCAATTCTTCGCCGCAATTATTGTATCAATATATATCAACTCCGTCAGGTTTATCAGAATGGTTTGCTGACAATGTTAATTCAAGAGGTGAATTTTTTACTTTCATCTGGAATGATTCGCAGGAAAAAGCACGCTTGGCTTCAAAAAAAACAGGAGAAAAAGTTAAGTTTAAATGGGTAGATGAGAGCAGTAAGGATACTGAATACTTTTTCGAACTTCATATTTTAGTCGATGAATTGACTAAAGATGTTTCGCTTATGGTAGTTGATTTTGCTGATAAAGAAGAAATTGGCGAAGCTAAACAATTGTGGGAGAATCAAATCTCAGATCTAAAACATCTTATAGGATCTGTTTAG
- the fmt gene encoding methionyl-tRNA formyltransferase: MEKLRIIFMGTPEFAVGILDTIIKNNYDVVGVITAADKPAGRGQKIKYSAVKEYALANNLNLLQPTNLKDENFLAELKALNANLQIVVAFRMLPKVVWEMPSLGTFNLHASLLPNYRGAAPINWAIINGETKTGVTTFFIDDKIDTGAMILNSEIAIDPEENAGQLHDRLMHLGSSTVIDTLKVIENGNVTTTIQEDNAEIKTAYKLNKENCKIDWTKSGAEINNLIRGLSPYPASWCFLQDQNEELNIKIYEAKLISEPHPYEAGKLISTKKEIKIAIKDGFIQLLSLQFPGKKRMLASEILNGVSFSDVAKVY; this comes from the coding sequence ATGGAGAAATTGAGAATTATATTTATGGGAACTCCAGAATTTGCTGTAGGCATTTTGGATACCATTATTAAAAACAACTATGACGTTGTCGGCGTAATTACTGCTGCAGATAAACCAGCAGGACGCGGACAAAAAATAAAATATTCGGCTGTAAAAGAATACGCTCTTGCCAACAATTTGAACTTATTACAGCCAACTAATTTAAAAGACGAAAATTTCTTAGCAGAATTAAAAGCTTTGAATGCCAATTTACAAATTGTAGTTGCGTTTAGAATGCTGCCAAAAGTAGTTTGGGAAATGCCAAGCTTAGGAACATTTAATCTTCACGCTTCTTTACTTCCAAATTACCGCGGTGCTGCTCCTATCAATTGGGCGATTATTAATGGAGAAACTAAAACTGGTGTTACAACTTTCTTTATCGATGACAAAATCGATACCGGTGCCATGATTTTAAATTCTGAAATCGCAATTGATCCAGAAGAAAATGCCGGACAATTACACGACAGATTGATGCATTTAGGAAGTTCTACCGTAATTGATACTTTGAAAGTTATTGAAAACGGAAATGTAACTACTACTATTCAAGAAGATAACGCAGAAATCAAAACTGCTTATAAATTGAATAAAGAAAACTGCAAAATAGACTGGACAAAATCTGGAGCAGAAATCAATAATTTAATTCGAGGGCTGAGTCCGTATCCTGCCTCTTGGTGTTTTTTGCAAGACCAAAATGAAGAGCTGAACATTAAAATTTATGAAGCAAAATTGATTTCAGAACCGCATCCTTACGAGGCTGGAAAATTAATTAGTACTAAAAAAGAAATCAAGATTGCAATAAAAGATGGCTTTATTCAGTTATTAAGTCTACAATTTCCAGGAAAAAAGAGAATGCTAGCTTCAGAAATATTAAATGGAGTCAGCTTTTCAGATGTTGCAAAAGTGTATTAA
- a CDS encoding YqgE/AlgH family protein, which translates to MISEKLKKGHLLIAEPSIIGDLSFNRSVILLADHNKEGSIGFIINKPLKYTINDLIPEIEANFKIYNGGPVEQDNLYFIHNIPELIPNSVEISNGIYWGGDFESTKDLINDGSISKNNIRFFLGYTGWDENQLESEMQGNSWIIADNNYKNKIIGKSTTHFWKEQIIELGGDYLIWSNAPENPYLN; encoded by the coding sequence ATGATTTCAGAAAAATTAAAAAAAGGACACCTGCTTATTGCCGAGCCTTCAATAATTGGAGATTTATCATTTAACAGATCGGTAATTTTATTAGCAGACCATAACAAAGAAGGATCAATAGGTTTTATCATTAATAAACCATTAAAATACACTATTAATGATTTAATTCCTGAGATTGAAGCCAACTTTAAGATATATAACGGAGGCCCTGTAGAACAAGACAACCTTTATTTCATCCATAATATTCCAGAATTAATCCCAAATAGTGTTGAGATTTCTAATGGAATTTACTGGGGAGGCGATTTTGAATCAACCAAAGACTTAATTAATGACGGATCTATTAGCAAAAATAATATTCGTTTTTTCTTAGGTTATACCGGCTGGGACGAAAATCAGCTTGAAAGTGAGATGCAGGGAAACTCTTGGATTATTGCTGATAATAATTATAAGAATAAAATTATCGGTAAATCTACTACCCACTTTTGGAAAGAGCAGATTATAGAACTTGGAGGCGACTACCTTATTTGGTCTAATGCACCAGAAAATCCATATCTGAATTAA
- a CDS encoding GIY-YIG nuclease family protein yields MEEFVVYILYSERFNKNYTGFTSNLIERFKSHNNLGTKGYTLKFRPWKVIHVEFFTFKSDAMKREKYLKTGAGREFIKDLISKL; encoded by the coding sequence ATGGAAGAATTTGTTGTCTATATTCTTTATTCTGAAAGATTTAATAAAAACTATACAGGATTTACTTCTAACCTAATCGAAAGATTTAAGTCGCATAATAATCTTGGGACAAAAGGATACACTTTGAAATTTAGACCATGGAAAGTAATTCATGTAGAATTCTTTACATTTAAATCTGACGCAATGAAAAGAGAAAAATATCTAAAGACGGGAGCGGGAAGAGAATTCATCAAAGATCTTATTAGTAAACTTTAG
- a CDS encoding HU family DNA-binding protein, whose translation MNKSELIDAIAADAGITKAAAKLALESFLGNVGTTLKKGGRVSLVGFGSWSVSSRAARDGRNPQTGKTIKIAAKNVVKFKAGAELEGAVN comes from the coding sequence ATGAACAAATCAGAATTAATCGATGCTATCGCTGCTGATGCAGGAATCACAAAAGCTGCGGCGAAATTAGCTTTAGAGTCTTTTTTAGGTAATGTAGGAACTACTTTGAAAAAAGGTGGAAGAGTTTCATTAGTAGGTTTCGGATCATGGTCAGTATCTTCAAGAGCTGCTAGAGACGGTAGAAACCCTCAAACAGGAAAAACTATCAAGATCGCAGCTAAAAATGTTGTAAAATTCAAAGCTGGTGCTGAATTAGAAGGTGCAGTGAACTAA